The following is a genomic window from Vicinamibacteria bacterium.
GGCGCATGAGTCCAATTTGTAGAAAGAGACATCCCGGGTTTCTCGTATGGACCCGTCCGGGATACCGCACTTCCTTTAAGCCCAACCGCTAAGCCCAACCGCCGCATCGACGTAAGAAAGAACAGCTGCCTTTCCCAAGGAATGGCTCAGCTCTTGCAAGGGTAGTCAATCGGCGGCCACGGCAACCCGACTCGCACACCGAAATGGGCATCGAGGACGCCAGGAGGAAATCATGGATCTAACATCGACAAACCTATTCGTCACGCTCCTCATCGGGGGTGTCGTCGGCTGGCTGGCGAGCATCGTGATGAAGGTCAACTACCAGATGGGAATTCTCGCCAACGTCATCGTCGGCATCATAGGCTCGTTTCTCGGCGTCTACGTCGCGAACGCGCTGGGTGTTCAGACCCACGGAGCGCCCGCGGCCTGGATCGTCGCCGTCCTCGGCGCAGCTCTTTTCATCTGGATTCTGCGTGCCCTAGGCGTCTTCTCCAGATTGAGCTCCGCGCGATAGTCAACGGCTCTTCGCCCGAACCTTCAAAGAGGGGAACGATTCCATGTCAGTCGCAAAGGTTTCCGAGATCAGCGCAACCTCGACGAAGAGCTTCGAGGATGCGATCCATCAAGGTATCGAGAGGGCGAACAAGACCCTCCGCAATGTCCATAGCGCGTGGATCAAAGACCAACAGGTCAAGTTGAGCAAAGGCTCCATCACGGAGTACCGGGTCAAAATGATGCTCACGTTCGTTGTCGACGACAACTAGAGGCCCAACGGTGGCGTGAGGGAGCAAGCGCA
Proteins encoded in this region:
- a CDS encoding GlsB/YeaQ/YmgE family stress response membrane protein; amino-acid sequence: MDLTSTNLFVTLLIGGVVGWLASIVMKVNYQMGILANVIVGIIGSFLGVYVANALGVQTHGAPAAWIVAVLGAALFIWILRALGVFSRLSSAR
- a CDS encoding dodecin family protein; translated protein: MSVAKVSEISATSTKSFEDAIHQGIERANKTLRNVHSAWIKDQQVKLSKGSITEYRVKMMLTFVVDDN